The following are encoded together in the Lactuca sativa cultivar Salinas chromosome 1, Lsat_Salinas_v11, whole genome shotgun sequence genome:
- the LOC111889623 gene encoding 60S ribosomal protein L37-1 — translation MGKGTGSFGKRRNKTHTLCVRCGRRSFHLQKSRCSACAYPAARVRKYNWSVKAIRRKTTGTGRMRYLRNVPRRFKSNFREGTQATPRSKGAVATA, via the exons ATG GGTAAAGGAACAGGGAGTTTCGGTAAGAGGAGGAACAAGACACACACACTCTGTGTGAGGTGCGGTCGACGCAGCTTTCATCTGCAGAAGAGCCGATGCTCTGCCTGTGCGTATCCCGCTGCTCGCGTCAGAAAAT ACAACTGGAGTGTGAAGGCAATCAGAAGGAAGACCACAGGAACTGGGCGCATGCGTTACCTTCGTAATGTTCCCCGTAGGTTCAAGAGCAACTTCAGGGAAG GCACCCAAGCAACTCCAAGGAGCAAAGGAGCTGTTGCCACCGCTTAA